One segment of Methylocella silvestris BL2 DNA contains the following:
- a CDS encoding MmcB family DNA repair protein has protein sequence MPRLIEPAAPYDGRQSETALFVARGTRRLLRRLNFSSVTELPLLSGRRADIVALADDGAVLIVEIKSSIADFRTDAKWRDYRAHCDRLYFAIPETMPVEIMPADAGLIVADAYGAEILREAPEHRIAPATRRAVLIRFAHAAAHRLHGLSDPEAMALGVYG, from the coding sequence ATGCCACGATTGATCGAACCCGCCGCGCCCTATGACGGGCGCCAGTCCGAGACCGCGCTTTTCGTCGCGCGCGGCACGCGGCGGCTGCTGCGACGCCTCAATTTTTCGTCCGTTACCGAACTTCCGCTTCTGTCCGGACGGCGCGCCGACATCGTCGCTTTGGCTGACGACGGCGCGGTCTTGATCGTCGAGATCAAATCCTCGATCGCCGATTTCCGCACGGACGCAAAATGGCGGGATTACCGCGCCCATTGCGACCGGCTCTATTTCGCTATTCCCGAGACGATGCCAGTCGAGATCATGCCCGCTGACGCCGGCCTGATCGTCGCCGACGCCTATGGGGCCGAGATTTTGCGCGAGGCGCCCGAACATCGCATCGCGCCGGCGACGCGCCGCGCGGTGCTGATCCGTTTCGCCCATGCCGCAGCCCATCGCCTGCATGGGCTCAGCGACCCGGAGGCGATGGCGCTCGGCGTTTACGGGTAA
- the hemW gene encoding radical SAM family heme chaperone HemW, whose product MADDLQNGADPGFGVYVHWPFCLSKCPYCDFNSHVRHEPVDEARFGSALIREIAHRAETTRGRRVASIFFGGGTPSLMSASTVARVIEAIDRHWTLAPGAEITLEANPTSVEATKFAGFRAAGVNRVSIGVQALNDADLKALGRTHSSVEALAALEIARKTFERFSFDLIYARAGQSVAQWRSELASALALARDHLSLYQLTIEPGTMFERMRDAGKLVVPGPDLGRDFWDATQEIMNGAGLPAYEISNHARPGAESRHNLIYWRTGDYAGVGPGAHGRITGQNKRRAQATERDPQKWLSAVESAGHGLIEDDVLSREEQGDEFLLMGLRLAEGIEPGRFEAMSGRGLDPRRVQSLIADGMVEYTSGGRLRVSAEGFPLLDAVVADLAA is encoded by the coding sequence ATGGCTGATGATCTTCAAAATGGCGCCGACCCGGGTTTCGGCGTCTATGTGCACTGGCCCTTCTGCCTGTCGAAATGCCCCTATTGCGATTTCAATAGCCATGTCCGCCACGAGCCGGTCGACGAGGCGCGCTTCGGCAGCGCCCTGATCCGCGAAATCGCCCACCGCGCCGAGACGACGCGCGGACGGCGGGTCGCCTCCATCTTCTTCGGCGGCGGAACGCCCTCGCTGATGAGCGCGTCGACCGTGGCGCGCGTCATCGAGGCCATCGACCGCCATTGGACCCTCGCGCCCGGCGCCGAAATCACCCTCGAAGCCAATCCGACCAGCGTCGAGGCGACGAAATTCGCCGGCTTTCGCGCCGCCGGCGTCAACCGCGTCTCAATCGGCGTGCAGGCGCTGAACGACGCCGATCTCAAGGCGCTGGGGCGAACCCACTCCAGCGTGGAAGCGCTCGCCGCGCTCGAAATCGCGCGCAAAACCTTCGAACGTTTTTCGTTCGACCTCATCTACGCCCGCGCCGGCCAGAGCGTCGCGCAATGGCGAAGCGAACTTGCCTCCGCCCTCGCCCTCGCGCGCGATCATCTCTCCCTCTATCAGCTGACGATCGAACCCGGCACAATGTTCGAGCGGATGCGGGACGCCGGAAAGCTCGTCGTTCCCGGCCCGGATCTCGGCCGCGATTTCTGGGACGCGACGCAGGAGATCATGAACGGCGCCGGGCTGCCGGCCTATGAGATCTCCAATCACGCCCGCCCCGGGGCCGAGAGCCGGCACAATCTGATCTATTGGCGCACTGGCGATTATGCCGGCGTCGGACCCGGCGCGCATGGCCGCATCACAGGCCAAAACAAACGCCGCGCGCAGGCGACCGAGCGCGATCCGCAAAAATGGCTCAGCGCCGTCGAATCCGCCGGCCATGGCCTCATCGAAGACGATGTCCTCTCCCGCGAAGAGCAGGGCGACGAGTTTCTGCTGATGGGTCTGCGGCTCGCCGAAGGCATTGAGCCCGGTCGTTTCGAGGCAATGTCGGGGCGCGGCCTCGACCCGCGCCGCGTGCAGTCGCTGATCGCCGACGGCATGGTTGAATACACCAGCGGCGGCCGCCTCAGGGTCAGCGCCGAAGGATTTCCGCTGCTCGACGCCGTCGTCGCCGACCTCGCCGCCTGA
- a CDS encoding AI-2E family transporter, which yields MSEPLDVPLTRPTEERDATRTLDTLATLMISALCILALYVAKSVFVPIAIAVLLSFVLSLPVRLLRRIGLNRVVAVLIVVIASLAVTFAISAALTRQVTELAVDLPKYQATITSKAGSLREMVFANGLMEKGASIFKGLGALGQKKDDAASAPPALGRGDEPRPIPVEVREAEPSPLSMLQTIVGTALSPLETIAIVVIFVIFILLQREDLRNRFISLVGTRDLQRTTVAMNDAAGRLSRFFLAQTLLNAAFGVVVAVGLYAIGVPGPLLFGMIGFLMRFVPYIGAIVAAGLPVALAAAVDPGWTMALETLALFLVLELAVGQFIEPLLYGRNTGLSPIAVVVAATFWTWLWGPIGLVLATPLTVCLVVLGRHVEQLNFLDVILGDAPALTPVEHFYQRMLVSDASEVADQAEAFLKTGSLIAYYDEVALNGLLMAESDFRRGVLHESRQKRIKETIDEMIDDLDDHADAPPAPAQPRETPIAEIGASDAPAAVGAPLDQAPPEQGPARKPVLCIAGRHPLDEAAAGLLAQILEKHGIGAKVEPADILRIGGILNLAGSGAQMICLSYLGSEAGAAQVRYAIRRLRRRLPDAKIIVGFWRCEAERASELCGQIRADACVTSLSEATAFFVAEAKAQEPAVAHAPAMPILAGAA from the coding sequence ATGAGCGAGCCGCTCGACGTTCCGCTCACGCGTCCTACCGAGGAGCGCGACGCCACGCGAACGCTCGACACGCTGGCGACCCTGATGATCTCGGCGCTTTGCATCCTCGCCCTCTATGTCGCGAAGAGCGTCTTTGTTCCGATCGCGATAGCGGTTCTTTTGAGCTTCGTCCTGTCGCTGCCAGTCCGCCTGTTGCGCCGGATCGGGCTCAACCGGGTTGTCGCGGTGCTGATCGTGGTGATCGCCAGTCTTGCCGTCACCTTCGCGATCAGCGCTGCGCTGACCCGCCAGGTGACGGAGCTTGCCGTCGACCTGCCGAAATATCAGGCGACGATCACCAGCAAGGCCGGTTCACTGCGCGAAATGGTTTTCGCCAATGGGCTGATGGAGAAAGGCGCAAGCATCTTTAAGGGGCTGGGAGCGCTCGGGCAGAAGAAAGACGATGCGGCGTCCGCTCCTCCCGCGCTGGGGCGCGGCGATGAGCCAAGACCCATTCCGGTGGAGGTGCGCGAAGCCGAGCCGAGCCCGCTTTCCATGCTGCAAACCATCGTTGGCACGGCGCTTTCGCCGCTGGAGACGATCGCCATCGTCGTGATTTTCGTGATCTTCATCCTTTTGCAGCGTGAGGATCTGCGCAATCGCTTCATCAGTCTCGTCGGCACGCGCGATCTGCAGCGCACGACCGTCGCGATGAACGACGCCGCCGGACGGCTGAGCCGGTTTTTCCTGGCGCAAACGCTGCTCAACGCCGCCTTCGGCGTTGTTGTTGCGGTCGGCCTTTACGCGATCGGCGTTCCGGGCCCCCTGCTGTTCGGGATGATCGGCTTTCTCATGCGTTTCGTGCCCTATATCGGCGCGATCGTTGCTGCGGGCCTGCCGGTCGCGCTCGCCGCCGCCGTCGATCCCGGTTGGACCATGGCGCTTGAGACGCTCGCGCTATTCCTCGTCCTGGAACTCGCCGTCGGCCAGTTCATCGAGCCCTTGCTTTACGGCCGCAATACGGGCCTCTCGCCCATCGCCGTCGTCGTCGCGGCGACCTTCTGGACTTGGCTGTGGGGGCCGATCGGCCTCGTGCTGGCGACGCCGCTCACCGTTTGCCTCGTGGTGCTTGGACGCCATGTGGAGCAGTTGAATTTTCTCGACGTCATTTTGGGCGACGCGCCGGCGCTCACTCCCGTCGAGCATTTCTATCAGCGCATGCTGGTCAGCGACGCCTCCGAAGTCGCCGATCAGGCGGAGGCGTTTTTGAAGACAGGGTCGCTGATCGCCTATTATGACGAGGTGGCGCTCAACGGGCTGCTGATGGCCGAGTCGGATTTTCGCCGCGGCGTGCTGCATGAGAGCCGCCAGAAGCGAATCAAGGAGACGATCGACGAGATGATCGACGATCTCGACGATCATGCGGACGCGCCGCCGGCGCCGGCGCAACCGCGCGAGACGCCGATCGCGGAAATCGGCGCATCGGACGCGCCGGCGGCGGTCGGGGCGCCGCTGGATCAAGCGCCGCCGGAGCAGGGGCCCGCGCGCAAGCCGGTGCTGTGCATCGCCGGGCGTCACCCGCTGGATGAAGCGGCGGCGGGATTGCTCGCGCAAATTCTGGAAAAACACGGGATCGGCGCCAAGGTCGAACCGGCCGATATTTTGCGGATTGGCGGCATTCTCAACCTCGCCGGCTCGGGCGCGCAGATGATCTGCCTGTCCTATCTCGGCTCCGAGGCCGGCGCGGCGCAGGTCCGTTACGCGATCCGGCGGCTGCGCCGGCGTCTGCCCGACGCCAAGATCATCGTCGGCTTCTGGCGCTGCGAGGCGGAGCGCGCGAGCGAGCTCTGCGGCCAGATTCGCGCCGACGCCTGCGTGACGAGCCTCAGTGAAGCGACGGCTTTCTTTGTCGCGGAAGCGAAGGCTCAGGAGCCGGCGGTAGCACACGCGCCGGCGATGCCGATCCTCGCCGGCGCCGCGTGA
- a CDS encoding SDR family oxidoreductase: MDEPKFLLVLGGGSDIGRACALRFAQAGWRVTLAGRDLATLKREAEDIATRTGVATATSFIDILDTPSFAAFETGLGGLPDAIVCVVGLLGEQRRAETDPAHASLVMRSNFEGPALLLGQFAEGFSERGDGIIVGVSSVAGDRGRASNYVYGAAKAGLTAFLSGLRNRFGKTKIRVVTVKPGFVRTKMTAGMKLPPPLTAEPQEVAEAIYRASAVRPRDVIYVKLIWRLIMTIIGSIPEPIFKRLKL; encoded by the coding sequence ATGGATGAGCCGAAATTCCTTCTCGTTCTCGGCGGAGGCTCCGATATCGGACGCGCCTGCGCGCTGCGTTTTGCGCAAGCCGGGTGGCGCGTCACGCTCGCCGGCCGCGATCTTGCGACGCTGAAGCGCGAGGCCGAAGACATTGCGACGCGCACAGGCGTCGCGACCGCGACGTCGTTCATTGACATCCTGGACACGCCCTCCTTCGCCGCTTTCGAGACCGGGCTCGGCGGACTTCCGGACGCCATTGTCTGCGTCGTCGGCCTGCTCGGCGAGCAGCGCAGGGCGGAGACCGATCCAGCCCATGCCAGCCTCGTCATGCGCTCGAATTTCGAGGGGCCGGCCCTGCTTCTTGGACAATTCGCCGAAGGTTTTTCAGAGCGTGGCGACGGAATCATCGTCGGCGTCAGCTCTGTCGCCGGCGATCGCGGGCGCGCCTCGAACTATGTCTATGGCGCCGCCAAGGCCGGGCTGACCGCCTTTCTGTCGGGCCTGCGCAATCGCTTCGGCAAGACGAAGATTCGCGTCGTCACGGTCAAACCCGGCTTCGTGCGCACCAAGATGACGGCCGGCATGAAACTGCCGCCGCCGCTGACGGCTGAGCCGCAGGAAGTCGCCGAGGCGATCTATCGCGCGAGCGCAGTCAGGCCGCGCGACGTCATTTACGTGAAGCTCATCTGGCGTCTGATTATGACCATCATCGGATCGATTCCGGAACCGATTTTCAAGCGGCTGAAGCTTTGA
- a CDS encoding peptidoglycan -binding protein, whose amino-acid sequence MAPPRSRRRIRQVDYWPGFVDALSTMLLVIIFLLSVFMLAQFFLAREVTGKDTVLEKLNRQIEQLSALLALERAGKTESDEKATLLASNLDAAQKDKARLQGAIDAKAAGDGGAAAQQQLAAEKDASAAALAQIDILNQQIAALRRQLAAIEDALSASEKSGAESQAKIADLGSRLNIALAQKVQELARYRSDFFGRLRQILGDRPGVSVVGDRFIFQSEVLFESSQAVLDTAGRAELDKLASALIELEHEIPPDIPWIIRVDGHTDKKPIQSSQYPSNWSLSAARAIAVVQYLVSKGVSPQRLAAAGFGEFQPLDPGEGDDANRRNRRIELKITEK is encoded by the coding sequence ATGGCGCCGCCCCGCTCGCGGCGGCGCATCCGTCAGGTCGATTATTGGCCGGGATTCGTCGACGCTTTATCGACCATGCTGCTGGTCATCATTTTTCTGCTCTCCGTGTTCATGCTGGCGCAATTCTTTCTCGCCCGCGAAGTGACCGGCAAGGACACTGTCCTCGAAAAGCTCAATCGCCAGATCGAACAGCTGAGCGCGTTGCTGGCGCTGGAACGCGCCGGCAAGACAGAATCGGACGAGAAGGCGACCCTGCTCGCCTCAAATCTCGACGCCGCTCAGAAGGACAAGGCCCGGCTGCAAGGGGCAATCGATGCGAAAGCCGCCGGCGACGGCGGAGCCGCCGCGCAACAGCAGCTCGCCGCCGAGAAGGACGCCTCTGCCGCGGCGCTGGCGCAGATCGATATCCTCAATCAGCAGATCGCGGCGTTGCGCCGCCAGCTCGCGGCCATCGAAGACGCTCTGTCTGCGTCGGAAAAATCGGGCGCGGAGTCGCAGGCGAAAATCGCCGATCTCGGCTCGCGCCTCAACATCGCGCTGGCGCAAAAGGTCCAGGAGCTCGCCCGCTACCGCTCCGATTTCTTTGGCCGGCTGCGGCAAATTCTCGGCGATCGGCCGGGCGTCAGCGTCGTCGGCGACCGCTTCATTTTCCAATCCGAAGTGCTGTTCGAATCAAGCCAGGCGGTGCTCGATACCGCCGGCCGCGCGGAGCTCGACAAGCTGGCGAGCGCCCTGATCGAACTCGAACATGAAATTCCCCCCGACATCCCGTGGATCATCCGCGTTGACGGCCACACCGACAAGAAGCCGATCCAGTCGTCGCAATATCCTTCGAACTGGTCGCTTTCGGCGGCGCGCGCGATTGCCGTCGTGCAATATCTTGTCTCGAAGGGCGTTTCGCCGCAGCGGCTCGCGGCGGCCGGTTTCGGCGAGTTTCAGCCGCTCGACCCGGGCGAGGGCGACGACGCGAACCGACGCAACCGGCGGATCGAGCTAAAAATCACCGAAAAATAG
- a CDS encoding FAD-binding protein: MELTGWGRFPRFETRLFEPPSAEAAARLQPQLSGFAPRGNGRAYGDAAIGVTACIGSRGLGRFRHFDADERRLTVESGVLLSEIIDAFLPRGFFPPVVPGTQFVSVGGMIASDIHGKNHHGAGGFGDHVDEFELALPSGEIRTCSPSQNTDLFKATIGGMGLTGTILSASFKLIPVESALIAQETIVAQNLDEAIAALSAHEDWPYSAAWIDCLASGASLGRSLIYLGRHAKAADIAAIDPHRRPAGKKRPLGVPIDLPGFTLNRLSVAAFNELYFRKGASAAGPMFLNGIGSFFFPLDGILDWNRIYGRRGFLQHQCVIGADGAAGAIAEILGRFAKRGNASFLAVLKKLGPAGRGYLSFPKPGFTLALDLAMDRGVFEFLDEIDDIVVAAGGRIYLAKDARQSRATFEAGYPELDRFREIRREIGAERRIASRLSDRLGI; the protein is encoded by the coding sequence ATGGAGCTGACCGGATGGGGCCGCTTTCCGCGCTTCGAAACAAGGCTGTTTGAGCCGCCTTCGGCCGAGGCGGCGGCGCGGCTGCAGCCGCAGCTCTCGGGCTTTGCGCCGCGCGGCAACGGCCGCGCCTATGGCGACGCGGCCATCGGCGTCACGGCCTGCATCGGCTCGCGCGGGCTCGGCCGCTTCCGCCATTTCGATGCGGACGAGCGGCGGCTCACCGTCGAATCCGGCGTGCTGCTCAGCGAGATCATCGACGCCTTCCTGCCGCGCGGCTTCTTTCCCCCGGTCGTTCCCGGCACGCAATTCGTCTCCGTCGGCGGCATGATCGCCTCCGACATTCACGGCAAGAACCATCATGGCGCGGGCGGCTTCGGCGACCATGTCGACGAGTTCGAGCTTGCCTTGCCGAGCGGCGAGATCCGGACCTGTTCGCCGAGCCAGAACACGGATCTGTTCAAGGCGACGATCGGCGGCATGGGGCTGACCGGGACGATCCTGTCCGCGAGTTTCAAGCTCATTCCCGTCGAATCCGCCTTGATCGCCCAGGAAACCATCGTCGCGCAGAATCTCGATGAGGCCATCGCGGCGCTGAGCGCGCATGAGGACTGGCCCTATTCGGCCGCCTGGATCGATTGCCTGGCGAGCGGCGCCTCGCTTGGGCGTTCGCTGATCTATCTCGGGCGGCACGCCAAGGCTGCCGACATCGCGGCGATCGATCCGCACCGGCGCCCCGCGGGAAAAAAACGCCCGCTCGGCGTGCCGATCGATCTGCCGGGCTTCACGCTCAATCGCCTCAGCGTCGCGGCCTTCAACGAACTTTATTTCCGCAAGGGCGCGAGCGCCGCCGGCCCGATGTTTCTCAATGGGATCGGCAGCTTTTTCTTCCCGCTCGACGGCATTCTCGACTGGAACCGGATCTACGGCCGGCGCGGCTTTCTGCAGCATCAATGCGTCATCGGCGCCGACGGCGCGGCCGGCGCGATCGCCGAAATCCTCGGCCGTTTCGCCAAGCGCGGCAACGCCTCTTTCCTCGCCGTCCTGAAGAAGCTTGGTCCCGCCGGCCGGGGCTATCTGTCCTTTCCAAAGCCGGGCTTCACCCTGGCGCTCGATCTCGCCATGGACCGCGGCGTGTTCGAATTTTTGGACGAGATCGACGACATCGTCGTCGCGGCGGGCGGCCGGATCTATCTCGCCAAGGACGCGCGCCAATCGCGCGCCACCTTCGAGGCCGGCTATCCGGAGCTTGACCGCTTCCGTGAGATCAGGCGGGAGATCGGCGCCGAGCGCCGCATCGCGTCCCGCCTGTCCGATCGTTTGGGCATTTGA
- a CDS encoding DUF882 domain-containing protein gives MRRARSRFVPARQALRLAAVSAAALLCSLFAGSSTETAEANGDTRTLNLYHSHTGESIQATFRVNGSYDPAVLEKLNYFLRDWRNNDRTRMDPRLFDTVWEVYRTAGATQPIVIFSAYRSPETNAMLRRRSSAVAEYSQHMLGKAMDTTMPGMSMEQIREIGIKMQRGGVGFYSRENFVHLDVGGVRSWPRLSYEQLARLFPDGKSAHLASNGRSLPRYEEARAEIASRGGVVSDAPQAMAGGGFFGWLFGGGRDRQEEAEAVRGAMPGRGPAPSGATQVAALEKPAPAVRMTRAERRAAEKAAKAAPALAAIDAADPPDANANRSLVAALAPPPAPIPAAQPRLAAAVPAPTAPTPPPRAAEQAAAPDAPVKDAAKDRDNEKDAAKEKPDAVSKQLMAAVPLPPARPDDLIAYADVPLPPSRAEHLIQTASLTAAPMTTPQVVADAVTKPVPTTVAAKMDAARAEAAKSDPAKAGMAMTLARAASLPVVITRGPKDQQVMPASVLGYAASSGAGPRQRIARLGKDGDAPDIVSARLDRSNFSDLTSETPTAEAPPASLLGQALTGLRQAARIVPDALAAAPSASYKLAFGAASGILNYASFTKPQPPKEASHADKVSIVDASAK, from the coding sequence TTGCGACGAGCCCGCAGCCGTTTCGTCCCCGCAAGGCAGGCGCTGCGCCTCGCCGCGGTTTCGGCTGCCGCGCTGCTCTGCAGCCTTTTTGCCGGCTCCTCGACCGAAACCGCCGAAGCCAATGGCGATACGCGCACGCTGAACCTCTATCATTCGCACACAGGCGAATCGATCCAGGCGACCTTCCGGGTCAATGGCTCCTATGACCCTGCGGTTCTGGAAAAGCTGAATTATTTCCTGCGCGACTGGCGCAACAACGACCGCACGCGGATGGACCCGCGCCTGTTCGATACGGTGTGGGAAGTCTATCGCACGGCGGGCGCGACGCAGCCCATCGTGATCTTCTCCGCCTATCGCTCGCCCGAGACCAACGCCATGCTGCGCCGGCGTTCGAGCGCGGTCGCCGAATATTCGCAGCACATGCTCGGCAAGGCGATGGACACCACCATGCCCGGCATGTCGATGGAGCAGATCCGCGAGATCGGCATCAAGATGCAACGCGGCGGCGTCGGCTTCTATTCGCGCGAGAATTTCGTGCATCTCGATGTCGGCGGCGTGCGCAGCTGGCCGCGGCTCAGCTATGAGCAGCTCGCCCGGCTGTTCCCCGACGGCAAGAGCGCGCATCTCGCCTCGAACGGCCGCTCGCTGCCGCGCTATGAGGAAGCCCGCGCCGAAATCGCTTCGCGCGGCGGCGTCGTCAGCGACGCGCCGCAAGCCATGGCCGGCGGCGGCTTCTTCGGCTGGCTGTTCGGCGGCGGTCGCGACCGCCAGGAGGAGGCCGAGGCCGTCCGCGGCGCAATGCCCGGCCGCGGCCCGGCGCCGTCCGGCGCGACGCAGGTCGCCGCGCTCGAAAAACCCGCTCCCGCCGTAAGGATGACGCGCGCCGAACGTCGCGCCGCCGAAAAAGCCGCCAAAGCCGCGCCAGCCCTCGCCGCAATCGACGCCGCCGATCCGCCGGACGCCAACGCCAATCGCTCGCTCGTCGCGGCTCTCGCGCCGCCGCCCGCGCCCATCCCCGCCGCGCAGCCGCGGCTCGCAGCCGCGGTTCCGGCGCCAACCGCGCCGACGCCGCCCCCGCGCGCCGCCGAGCAGGCCGCTGCCCCGGATGCGCCCGTCAAGGACGCCGCGAAAGACAGGGACAACGAAAAAGATGCGGCGAAGGAAAAGCCAGACGCCGTATCGAAGCAGTTGATGGCTGCAGTCCCCTTGCCGCCGGCTCGGCCGGATGACCTCATCGCCTATGCCGACGTGCCGCTGCCGCCGTCGCGCGCCGAGCATCTGATCCAGACCGCGTCGCTGACTGCCGCACCGATGACGACGCCCCAAGTCGTGGCAGATGCCGTTACAAAGCCGGTCCCGACGACAGTCGCGGCGAAGATGGACGCGGCCCGAGCCGAGGCGGCCAAATCCGACCCCGCCAAAGCCGGCATGGCGATGACGCTCGCCCGCGCCGCAAGCCTTCCCGTCGTCATCACGCGCGGCCCGAAAGATCAGCAAGTGATGCCCGCGAGCGTCCTTGGCTATGCCGCGAGCTCCGGCGCAGGACCGCGTCAGCGCATCGCAAGACTCGGCAAAGATGGCGACGCGCCCGACATCGTTTCGGCGCGGCTCGACCGGTCTAATTTCAGCGATCTCACCAGCGAAACGCCGACGGCCGAAGCGCCTCCCGCCTCCCTTCTCGGCCAGGCCCTGACCGGCCTGCGGCAGGCGGCCCGGATTGTCCCGGACGCCCTCGCAGCCGCGCCATCGGCCAGCTATAAATTGGCGTTCGGCGCGGCCTCGGGGATTCTCAACTACGCCAGCTTCACCAAACCGCAGCCGCCCAAAGAGGCGTCGCATGCGGATAAGGTCAGCATCGTCGACGCTTCGGCGAAATAA
- a CDS encoding UbiA family prenyltransferase translates to MSSAALDSTLIGETSANKLPLVVDLDGTLIKSDLLLESFFANVGKNPSSIFGLLAALRHGKARFKDALAQGVDLDVASLPYDQKVLDLIGAARNEGRPVYLASASNAKFVGAVADHVGLFTGWFASDASTNNSAHTKAELLVGKFGERGFDYVGNDKADLPVWAVAARRIGVRTAPALSGRLAALGVEVIESPAPELKSWIKLIRVHQYAKNGLVFLPLLAAHKFDLLSLYHCVLAAIAFSLCASSVYIFNDLVDLSADRGHPSKRRRPLASGAIPIMRGVLAMPVLFLASVVIAALVSWQFLGVLLFYFAVTNAYTCWLKTKMLIDVVALAALYSLRVIGGAVAINVVASEWLIGFSMFIFASLALIKRYIELAVRLDKELPDPSNRNYKLGDMPIVAALAAASGFNAVTVFALYISSDAVHSLYRHPQFLWLVCPILMYWISRMVMLAHRRLVHDDPIVFALKDRISYAAGAAIAIVVLAAI, encoded by the coding sequence ATGTCATCAGCGGCGCTAGATTCGACCTTGATCGGTGAGACCTCGGCCAACAAGCTTCCGCTTGTCGTCGACCTCGACGGGACGCTGATCAAATCCGATCTCCTGCTTGAATCCTTCTTTGCCAATGTCGGAAAAAATCCGTCCTCGATTTTCGGGCTTTTGGCCGCCTTGCGTCATGGCAAGGCGCGATTCAAGGACGCGCTCGCGCAGGGCGTCGATCTCGACGTCGCGAGCCTTCCCTATGACCAAAAAGTCCTCGACCTGATCGGGGCGGCCCGCAATGAAGGACGTCCGGTTTATCTCGCCTCCGCAAGCAACGCCAAATTCGTCGGCGCGGTCGCGGATCACGTCGGCCTGTTCACCGGCTGGTTCGCCTCGGACGCCTCGACCAATAATTCCGCTCACACGAAGGCGGAGCTTCTGGTCGGCAAATTCGGCGAGCGCGGCTTCGACTATGTCGGCAACGACAAAGCCGATCTGCCGGTCTGGGCGGTCGCCGCGCGCCGAATTGGCGTCAGGACGGCGCCTGCTCTGAGCGGGCGGCTCGCGGCGCTCGGGGTCGAGGTGATCGAATCGCCGGCGCCGGAGCTCAAATCATGGATCAAGCTGATCCGAGTGCACCAATACGCCAAGAATGGCCTCGTTTTCCTGCCTCTGCTCGCCGCGCATAAATTCGATCTTCTCTCGCTCTACCACTGCGTCCTTGCCGCGATCGCCTTTTCGCTCTGCGCCTCGAGCGTCTATATTTTCAACGATCTCGTCGACCTCTCGGCCGACCGCGGCCACCCGAGCAAAAGACGGCGCCCGCTGGCGTCCGGCGCGATCCCGATCATGCGCGGCGTCCTCGCCATGCCGGTGTTGTTTTTGGCCTCGGTCGTCATCGCGGCGCTTGTATCGTGGCAGTTCCTCGGCGTGCTCCTGTTCTATTTCGCCGTGACCAACGCCTATACCTGCTGGCTCAAGACGAAGATGCTGATCGACGTCGTCGCGCTCGCCGCGCTCTATTCGCTGCGCGTCATTGGCGGCGCCGTCGCCATCAATGTCGTGGCGTCGGAGTGGCTGATCGGCTTCTCGATGTTCATCTTCGCCTCGCTCGCCCTGATCAAGCGCTACATCGAGCTCGCCGTCCGCCTCGATAAGGAGCTGCCGGATCCGAGCAACCGCAATTACAAGCTGGGCGACATGCCGATCGTCGCCGCGCTCGCCGCCGCCTCCGGCTTCAACGCCGTCACCGTGTTCGCCCTCTATATCTCCTCGGACGCCGTCCATTCGCTCTACCGGCATCCGCAGTTTCTCTGGCTTGTGTGCCCGATCCTCATGTATTGGATCAGCCGCATGGTGATGCTGGCGCATCGGCGGCTTGTGCATGACGATCCGATCGTCTTCGCCCTGAAGGATCGAATCAGCTACGCCGCGGGCGCCGCAATCGCAATCGTCGTTTTGGCCGCGATCTGA
- a CDS encoding GtrA family protein: MTSAPEARLPGGPRPHIIAIRYGLFAVIAGAMNLGAQAVTFAIAPIQPLAISILVGTGVGFVVKYLLDKRWIFFDDYHGAAAETQKVLLYGAFSVAMTAIFWGFEIAFLAIWGTNFAKYAGAVIGLAIGNFLKYLLDRGITFNPERIRKAAKWS, from the coding sequence ATGACCAGCGCGCCCGAAGCACGGCTGCCCGGCGGTCCGCGGCCTCACATCATTGCAATCCGCTACGGGCTTTTCGCGGTCATCGCGGGCGCCATGAACCTTGGCGCGCAGGCGGTTACGTTCGCGATCGCGCCGATCCAGCCGCTGGCGATCTCGATTCTCGTCGGCACCGGCGTCGGCTTCGTCGTGAAATATCTGCTCGACAAGCGCTGGATCTTCTTTGACGACTATCACGGCGCCGCCGCCGAGACGCAGAAAGTTCTGCTGTACGGCGCGTTCAGCGTCGCCATGACAGCGATTTTCTGGGGCTTCGAGATCGCCTTCCTCGCCATCTGGGGCACCAATTTCGCCAAATACGCCGGGGCCGTGATCGGGCTCGCGATCGGCAATTTCCTCAAATATCTGCTCGACCGCGGCATCACCTTCAATCCCGAGCGCATCCGGAAGGCGGCAAAATGGAGCTGA